The Enterococcus rotai genome includes a window with the following:
- a CDS encoding C40 family peptidase has product MFIKNNMYLMLAVTFISLSTSTAIFTENVSAEQTSTEISEITTIPKDSTTQNTMETASSSSNTKETVISSDDEANQVNSVEQTSPVPTTDNEEELRKQFEADSRSSVMSFEEYKSFIETLKKLTPTQSDLPAARAFSAGTQRDQIVAEAKKHLGKPYTQKHPDRLGPNKFDCSGLTRYVFLQVTGKNIGDWTVPQEKSGTKVAISKATISQLQPGDLLFWGNAGATYHVAIYIGNGQYIHAPNYDTTVEVSQIWWSEFPPSFALKMNLTGTKPQGEAINDGSYVTITKKGYNTFSSFNWVKKNTSDNLLNKTYQAKIRYNHVNGDTYYSLYDNTSAWQGYINSKAVQKADGKRGIWMKNNEFVTVTNKSSTIWGNINDFSAKKGSTASLYQKTYHAQGRYNHFSGDVYYSLYDNKNTWLGYVNLKDLQKADGKRGIWMKNNEFVTVTNKSSTIWGNINDFSAKKGSTASLYQKTYHAQGRYNHFSGDVYYSLYDNKNTWLGYVNLKDLQKADGKRGIWMKNNEQVTIAKKGYTIWGDINNFSSKKGSTNTVYKKTFHAQGRYNHFSGEVYYSLYDNNNKWIGYINKTGVTVKH; this is encoded by the coding sequence ATGTTTATAAAAAATAATATGTATCTTATGTTGGCGGTCACTTTTATCTCATTATCAACCAGCACAGCCATTTTCACAGAAAATGTTTCAGCTGAGCAAACATCAACCGAAATTTCTGAAATTACTACCATACCGAAAGATTCAACTACACAAAATACCATGGAAACAGCTAGTAGTTCTTCTAATACAAAAGAAACAGTGATTAGTAGCGATGATGAAGCTAATCAGGTTAATAGTGTTGAGCAAACCAGTCCTGTTCCTACTACTGACAATGAAGAGGAATTAAGAAAACAATTTGAAGCGGATTCCAGAAGTAGTGTTATGTCATTTGAAGAATATAAATCATTCATTGAAACGTTGAAAAAGTTGACTCCTACTCAATCTGATCTGCCCGCTGCTCGCGCTTTTAGTGCAGGAACCCAAAGAGATCAAATTGTAGCAGAGGCAAAAAAACATTTAGGAAAACCATATACACAAAAGCATCCTGATCGATTAGGACCGAACAAGTTTGATTGTTCTGGACTGACTCGCTATGTATTTTTACAAGTAACGGGAAAAAACATTGGTGATTGGACTGTACCACAAGAAAAATCAGGAACAAAAGTAGCTATTTCTAAAGCAACGATTTCGCAATTACAACCAGGGGATCTTCTTTTTTGGGGGAATGCTGGCGCTACTTATCATGTAGCAATTTACATTGGTAATGGACAATATATTCACGCACCAAACTATGATACTACTGTTGAAGTATCTCAGATTTGGTGGTCAGAATTTCCACCGAGCTTTGCCTTAAAAATGAATCTTACAGGTACAAAGCCTCAAGGAGAGGCAATTAATGACGGATCATATGTCACGATCACAAAAAAAGGATATAACACCTTTAGTTCGTTTAACTGGGTTAAAAAAAATACTTCTGACAATCTATTAAATAAAACTTATCAAGCAAAAATAAGATATAATCACGTAAATGGTGATACCTACTATTCTTTATATGACAATACTAGTGCTTGGCAAGGTTATATAAACTCTAAAGCTGTGCAAAAAGCAGATGGTAAACGAGGCATTTGGATGAAAAACAATGAGTTTGTCACTGTTACAAATAAATCCTCGACCATTTGGGGCAATATCAATGACTTTTCTGCTAAGAAAGGCTCGACTGCTAGTCTCTATCAAAAAACCTATCATGCGCAGGGACGCTACAATCATTTTTCTGGTGATGTCTACTACTCTTTATACGACAATAAAAACACTTGGTTAGGCTATGTGAATCTAAAAGATTTACAAAAAGCAGATGGTAAACGAGGCATTTGGATGAAAAACAATGAGTTTGTCACTGTTACAAATAAATCCTCGACCATTTGGGGCAATATCAATGACTTTTCTGCTAAGAAAGGCTCGACTGCTAGTCTCTATCAAAAAACCTATCATGCACAGGGACGCTACAATCATTTCTCTGGCGATGTCTACTACTCTTTATACGACAATAAAAATACTTGGTTAGGCTATGTGAATCTAAAGGATTTACAAAAAGCAGATGGTAAACGAGGCATTTGGATGAAGAATAATGAGCAGGTAACAATCGCTAAGAAAGGATACACTATTTGGGGAGATATCAATAATTTTTCTTCCAAAAAAGGATCTACTAATACTGTTTACAAGAAAACCTTTCATGCGCAAGGACGTTACAATCATTTTTCCGGTGAAGTTTATTATTCTTTATACGATAACAACAATAAATGGATAGGTTATATTAATAAAACAGGCGTAACAGTTAAACACTAG
- a CDS encoding GNAT family N-acetyltransferase: protein MKIVHTKDTMSDIYIDAVKIRRQVFMLEQGVPGEIEIDKYEAACIHFVLYGDNNEAIATCRLLPLTEGMIKLQRMAVQKEFRGHDYGRVIVESAEQFAKEQGYNTITLGAQITALGFYEKMRYIKEGEMFLDAAIEHYQMNKQF, encoded by the coding sequence ATGAAAATTGTTCACACTAAAGATACTATGAGTGATATCTACATAGATGCAGTTAAAATTCGTCGTCAGGTGTTTATGTTAGAACAAGGAGTTCCTGGTGAAATTGAAATCGATAAATATGAAGCAGCTTGTATTCATTTTGTTTTGTATGGCGATAACAACGAGGCTATTGCTACTTGTCGTTTATTGCCGCTTACCGAGGGAATGATAAAATTACAGCGAATGGCTGTTCAAAAAGAGTTTAGAGGTCATGATTATGGTCGTGTGATCGTAGAAAGTGCTGAGCAATTTGCAAAAGAGCAAGGTTACAACACGATTACTTTGGGTGCTCAAATTACTGCACTTGGCTTCTATGAAAAAATGCGATATATCAAAGAAGGTGAAATGTTTCTTGATGCCGCTATTGAACATTATCAGATGAATAAACAGTTTTAG
- the bph gene encoding biofilm phosphatase Bph — protein sequence MAIPKEGEFVTIQSYKHDGHLHRTWRDTMVLKTSEYSLIGVNDHTLVTESDGRRWVTREPAIVYFHKKYWFNIIAMIREKGVSYYCNLASPYLLDDEALKYIDYDLDIKVFPDGEKRLLDVDEYEFHSKIMEYPEDIDFILKENVKTLVDWINNEKGPFSEAYVDIWYKRYQELSKK from the coding sequence ATGGCAATTCCAAAAGAAGGTGAATTTGTAACGATTCAAAGTTACAAACACGATGGACATTTGCATCGAACATGGCGAGATACTATGGTATTAAAAACAAGCGAGTATTCTTTGATTGGTGTCAACGATCATACTTTGGTGACAGAGTCTGATGGTAGGCGTTGGGTTACTCGTGAACCAGCTATTGTTTATTTTCATAAAAAATACTGGTTCAACATAATAGCGATGATTAGAGAAAAGGGGGTTTCTTATTACTGCAATCTGGCGTCACCTTATCTTTTAGATGATGAAGCGTTGAAATATATTGATTACGATTTGGATATCAAAGTTTTTCCTGATGGGGAAAAACGCTTATTAGATGTCGATGAATATGAATTTCATAGCAAAATAATGGAGTATCCTGAAGATATTGATTTTATTCTAAAAGAAAATGTTAAGACGTTAGTGGATTGGATTAATAATGAAAAAGGCCCGTTTTCTGAAGCCTATGTCGATATTTGGTATAAGAGATACCAAGAGCTATCAAAGAAATAG
- the mutY gene encoding A/G-specific adenine glycosylase — protein MKNEKYWETWSATELQAFQEEFINWYEKEKRNLPWRVNLDPYRIWISEIMLQQTRVDTVIDYYYRFMEWFPTIKDLAEAPDDRLLKAWEGLGYYSRARNLKVAAQQIMTEFDGQMPQTIEEIRQLKGIGPYTAGAIGSIAFQIPEPAIDGNVMRVVSRLFEISDDIAKPSSRKVFEEAMYRIIDQKRPGDFNQAMMDLGSGICTPTSPKCEECPIQSYCLSYKNNTMTNFPVKSKKMKPKDVYYIGGIIENNQQEFLLEQRDPKGLLANMWLFPIEEVSKEHFEFLQKMWVKEDQQLSLNFEEPLLVAEENSEIFEDYSQVVWQKRTLGEVTHIFSHLKWHILVFYGRQTGLTVKNENQAWATKETFSNYVFPKPQQKMLDLYKKEFRKKE, from the coding sequence ATGAAGAATGAGAAGTATTGGGAAACTTGGAGTGCTACTGAACTGCAGGCTTTTCAGGAAGAGTTTATTAATTGGTATGAAAAAGAAAAGCGAAATTTACCTTGGCGTGTTAATTTAGATCCATATCGTATTTGGATTTCAGAAATCATGTTACAACAGACTCGTGTGGATACGGTAATTGATTATTATTATCGTTTTATGGAGTGGTTTCCAACGATCAAAGACTTAGCTGAGGCGCCGGATGATCGTTTATTGAAAGCGTGGGAGGGTTTAGGCTACTATTCTAGAGCCAGAAATTTAAAAGTTGCAGCGCAGCAGATCATGACTGAGTTTGATGGTCAGATGCCTCAAACCATTGAAGAAATTCGCCAACTAAAAGGAATCGGACCATACACAGCAGGTGCAATCGGCAGTATTGCCTTTCAAATTCCAGAGCCTGCGATCGATGGCAATGTTATGCGAGTGGTCAGCCGTTTATTTGAGATCAGTGATGATATTGCCAAACCAAGTAGTCGCAAAGTGTTTGAAGAAGCAATGTATAGAATCATTGATCAGAAGCGGCCAGGTGATTTTAATCAAGCAATGATGGATCTAGGTTCAGGTATTTGTACTCCGACATCACCAAAGTGTGAAGAGTGCCCAATCCAATCTTATTGCTTGAGTTACAAAAATAACACGATGACAAATTTTCCAGTTAAATCAAAAAAAATGAAACCAAAAGATGTTTATTACATTGGTGGAATCATTGAAAATAATCAACAAGAATTTTTACTAGAACAGCGTGATCCCAAAGGCTTACTAGCAAATATGTGGTTGTTCCCGATCGAAGAGGTCAGTAAAGAGCACTTCGAGTTTCTACAGAAAATGTGGGTGAAAGAAGATCAGCAGTTATCACTTAATTTTGAAGAACCACTGTTAGTTGCTGAAGAAAATTCAGAAATTTTCGAAGATTATTCACAAGTTGTTTGGCAAAAGCGAACCTTAGGAGAAGTAACACATATTTTCAGTCATTTAAAATGGCATATCCTGGTTTTTTATGGGCGTCAAACAGGATTAACAGTTAAGAATGAAAACCAAGCTTGGGCAACAAAAGAAACATTCTCAAACTATGTTTTTCCAAAACCCCAGCAAAAGATGTTAGATCTGTACAAAAAAGAATTTAGAAAAAAAGAATAA
- the recX gene encoding recombination regulator RecX: protein METITKITKDKGQFYLIWLSSGEKLRVSEDTLVRQRLLKGQELTESEIEQIKKSGSYDVGLQMSLNYLSYQLRSKKEILDYLKEKEILPEDRKTIVIRLEEMNLLDDKIFSESYVRTLMRTSDKGPKMIEQQLKRKGLNEEDIQHGLTFYTMDDQVEVAKATAEKAMRRYRTKSFKDAVQKVQMHLMQKGFNREVIDLALEELSFEKDEEQELDVIRKEGDKLWEKHRKLDPYKRVMKVKQGLFQKRFDSDLIQQYFDEKELENEE from the coding sequence ATGGAAACAATTACAAAAATCACCAAAGACAAAGGTCAGTTTTATCTTATCTGGCTGTCTTCAGGAGAAAAATTACGGGTCTCAGAGGATACCTTAGTTCGCCAGCGCCTATTAAAAGGCCAAGAATTGACAGAATCCGAGATCGAACAAATAAAAAAATCAGGTTCTTATGATGTTGGTTTACAAATGTCATTAAATTACTTGAGTTATCAATTACGCTCAAAAAAAGAAATTTTAGATTATTTAAAGGAAAAAGAAATCTTGCCAGAAGATCGCAAAACAATTGTGATTCGCCTGGAAGAAATGAACCTCTTAGACGATAAAATTTTTAGTGAAAGTTATGTCCGTACCTTAATGCGAACAAGCGATAAAGGACCCAAAATGATCGAACAACAACTAAAACGAAAAGGCTTGAATGAAGAAGACATTCAACATGGGTTAACTTTTTATACTATGGATGATCAAGTAGAAGTAGCAAAAGCAACAGCGGAAAAAGCGATGAGACGTTATCGAACAAAGAGTTTTAAAGATGCTGTACAAAAAGTTCAAATGCACCTGATGCAAAAAGGGTTCAATCGGGAAGTGATCGATTTAGCGCTTGAAGAGCTATCCTTTGAAAAAGATGAAGAACAAGAATTAGATGTGATCAGAAAAGAAGGCGATAAATTATGGGAAAAACACCGTAAATTGGATCCTTATAAACGTGTGATGAAAGTTAAACAAGGACTATTTCAAAAACGTTTTGACTCAGATTTGATTCAGCAATATTTTGATGAAAAGGAATTAGAGAATGAAGAATGA
- the rlmD gene encoding 23S rRNA (uracil(1939)-C(5))-methyltransferase RlmD has product MTTQLLKEGQTIPLKIKRLGINGEGIGYYKKTIVFVPGALPKEDVSVEITKIAPRFVEGQLKKIVKAAPERVVPPCPVYETCGGCQLQHLAYPAQLLFKQDLLKQSLNKFRPRNFENYSTPKTLGMKNPWNYRNKAQFQLRKIDGEVEAGLYQADSHRLVPIDDCLVQQPATTKVMNALVELLNKYQLPIYNERKNSGIFRTLMVRVGIKTNEVQVVFITQSVKFPQKKALIDEITQHLPEVVSIMQNVQNKRTSIVMGDETIHVWGKESIEEKINEVTFDLSPRAFFQLNPEQTEVLYSEAVKALDLQPNETVVDAYCGVGTIGLSIAKQAKEVRGMDIIPAAIEDAKMNAERLGVTNTHYEVGTAEELLPKWLQNGFKPDAIIVDPPRTGLDQKLLKAILKQPPKKMVYISCNVSTLAKDLVDLAKVFDVHYLQSVDMFPQTARCEVVVKLTKK; this is encoded by the coding sequence ATGACCACACAACTTTTAAAAGAGGGACAAACGATCCCTTTAAAAATAAAACGTTTAGGGATCAACGGAGAAGGTATTGGCTATTATAAAAAGACGATTGTTTTTGTTCCAGGCGCTTTACCAAAAGAAGATGTCTCAGTAGAAATCACTAAAATAGCTCCGCGTTTTGTGGAAGGGCAATTAAAAAAAATAGTAAAGGCAGCACCTGAACGGGTCGTACCACCCTGTCCTGTTTATGAAACATGCGGTGGCTGTCAGCTGCAGCATTTAGCTTATCCAGCCCAGCTACTTTTCAAACAAGATTTATTGAAGCAATCATTAAATAAATTCAGACCAAGAAATTTTGAAAACTATTCAACACCTAAAACGCTGGGAATGAAAAATCCTTGGAATTATCGTAATAAAGCGCAATTTCAACTACGGAAAATCGATGGTGAAGTGGAAGCTGGTCTTTACCAAGCTGATTCTCATCGCCTAGTTCCTATCGATGATTGTCTAGTTCAACAACCTGCGACAACTAAAGTTATGAACGCCTTGGTAGAATTGCTGAACAAATACCAGTTACCGATCTATAACGAACGGAAAAACAGTGGTATTTTCCGAACACTCATGGTGCGTGTCGGTATTAAAACGAATGAAGTTCAGGTCGTTTTTATCACACAATCCGTAAAATTCCCACAAAAAAAAGCCTTGATCGATGAAATTACACAGCACTTGCCAGAAGTGGTATCGATCATGCAAAACGTTCAAAACAAAAGAACTTCAATCGTCATGGGTGATGAGACAATCCATGTTTGGGGCAAAGAAAGTATTGAAGAGAAGATCAATGAAGTAACCTTCGATTTATCTCCTAGAGCATTTTTCCAGTTAAATCCTGAACAAACTGAAGTGTTATACAGCGAAGCTGTGAAAGCGTTGGATTTACAGCCCAACGAAACAGTTGTAGATGCTTACTGTGGTGTTGGAACAATTGGTTTAAGTATTGCCAAACAAGCGAAAGAAGTTCGTGGAATGGATATTATTCCAGCTGCGATCGAAGATGCTAAAATGAATGCTGAACGCTTAGGTGTCACAAATACCCATTATGAAGTAGGAACAGCCGAAGAGTTGCTACCAAAATGGCTTCAGAATGGTTTTAAACCTGATGCGATCATTGTTGATCCACCAAGAACTGGATTGGATCAAAAGCTACTAAAAGCAATCTTAAAGCAACCTCCGAAGAAGATGGTTTATATCTCTTGTAATGTGTCCACACTTGCAAAAGACTTAGTTGATTTAGCTAAAGTCTTTGATGTGCACTATTTACAATCTGTAGATATGTTTCCACAAACAGCTCGTTGTGAAGTTGTTGTGAAATTGACTAAAAAATAG
- a CDS encoding immunoglobulin-like domain-containing protein, with amino-acid sequence MKKIITGCLLSVLLLSTVPFQVYAVEKSTDQLVPQILRTQKASPVTPDSFKLGVDDYVTGLLDKTVRKIILYVNGSQIRTGKIFKDQTFEVKANDVIHSLFDHVEIVALNKSGHEIDRQRVSLESEYINLSAEDFSLYDEEIKGLAGNKMDLVSLIINNEWIRSVEVAHDDSFALPVEEDDIFDEEDIVEIVGSLSGKELARITVPVNPIDLQAELQEFDFGTDQVVRGKITGKAAKNARKAQLYVNRKRYAIVDIQADGSFEIKVSRYITNEKDDVKVAILNQKDIEIGRYQVTFKLDEEGNDTGSGSENGEDGGNETGNEETSSTEKRPLQDWFEDYELSRLVAEQLSCEINYPVSQEDLLRVETIDENAWYGVPSSKGLSYLRNLKTLRMNFLNLESDLNRALIILSDFKELESLFIGESNLNETSLENLGKLTNLKNLSLEECNLTNLQFASNLLSLEKISILDNSISDVSPLASLKKLTYIEARRNNIKDISSLNPSQISSSVFWSFSNQEITLEKQSLSNKGTLTLPIPIKGISGKVIEPDSISDEGVYENQQITWQLPGSLGKTTFTFSENSLAEYGYIYFNGTVSVPYTK; translated from the coding sequence ATGAAAAAAATAATTACAGGTTGTTTGTTGTCAGTTTTATTGCTTTCTACAGTTCCATTTCAGGTTTACGCTGTTGAAAAAAGTACAGATCAATTAGTTCCCCAGATATTAAGAACACAGAAAGCTTCACCAGTTACTCCCGACTCATTTAAATTAGGGGTTGATGATTATGTAACTGGACTGTTAGACAAAACTGTACGAAAAATCATTCTCTATGTTAATGGTTCACAGATTCGAACGGGTAAAATCTTTAAAGATCAAACCTTTGAAGTCAAGGCTAATGACGTGATTCACAGCCTTTTCGATCATGTAGAAATTGTTGCCTTGAATAAGAGCGGTCACGAGATTGATCGACAAAGAGTCTCACTCGAAAGTGAATATATTAATCTCTCTGCAGAAGATTTTTCTCTTTATGATGAAGAGATCAAAGGCCTTGCTGGTAATAAAATGGATTTAGTCAGTTTAATAATCAACAATGAATGGATTCGTTCGGTGGAAGTTGCTCATGATGATTCGTTTGCACTCCCGGTTGAAGAGGACGATATTTTTGATGAAGAAGACATTGTCGAAATCGTTGGTTCTCTCTCTGGTAAAGAACTAGCCAGAATTACTGTTCCCGTAAATCCAATTGACCTCCAAGCTGAGCTACAGGAGTTTGATTTTGGAACAGATCAAGTAGTCCGCGGAAAAATCACAGGAAAAGCGGCGAAAAATGCTAGAAAAGCCCAGCTTTATGTCAATCGTAAGCGCTATGCTATTGTTGATATCCAAGCAGATGGTAGTTTTGAAATCAAGGTATCTCGTTATATAACAAATGAAAAAGATGACGTGAAGGTGGCTATTTTGAATCAAAAAGATATCGAAATCGGCCGCTATCAAGTAACTTTTAAACTTGATGAAGAGGGCAACGATACTGGAAGTGGTAGTGAAAATGGCGAAGATGGTGGGAACGAAACAGGTAATGAAGAAACCTCAAGCACTGAAAAAAGACCTTTACAGGATTGGTTTGAAGATTATGAATTGTCTCGATTAGTTGCTGAACAATTATCTTGTGAAATTAACTATCCTGTGAGTCAAGAAGATTTATTAAGGGTGGAAACTATTGATGAAAACGCTTGGTATGGAGTCCCTTCTTCTAAAGGATTAAGCTATTTGCGAAATCTAAAGACTTTGCGTATGAATTTTTTAAATTTGGAGTCAGATTTGAACAGAGCTTTGATTATTCTGAGTGATTTCAAAGAATTAGAAAGCCTTTTTATAGGCGAATCAAATCTTAATGAGACTTCTTTAGAAAATCTTGGAAAATTAACGAATTTAAAAAATTTAAGTCTCGAGGAATGCAACCTTACTAATTTACAATTTGCCAGTAACCTACTTAGTTTAGAGAAAATTAGTATTCTTGATAACAGTATCTCTGATGTCAGCCCTTTAGCTAGTCTAAAAAAATTAACGTACATTGAGGCTCGACGTAATAATATTAAAGACATTTCCTCTTTGAATCCAAGTCAAATAAGTAGTTCTGTATTCTGGAGTTTTAGCAATCAAGAAATCACATTAGAAAAACAATCCCTTTCTAACAAAGGCACTTTGACTTTACCTATACCAATCAAAGGAATTTCTGGAAAAGTAATTGAACCTGATTCAATTAGTGATGAGGGTGTTTATGAAAACCAACAAATTACTTGGCAACTACCAGGTTCACTAGGTAAAACAACATTTACCTTTTCTGAAAACTCACTTGCTGAATACGGATATATATATTTCAATGGTACTGTTTCAGTGCCGTATACAAAATAA
- a CDS encoding glycoside hydrolase family 1 protein, translating into MYQVPTGFPKDFLWGGAVAANQCEGAYEYEGKGTSVADINEFRADLPLEKRSNAEISTTYIEEALHSKTGIFPKRWGINFKETYPADLKLLGEMGLKLFRTSIDWSRIFPNGDELEPNEAGLLFYDKLIDEMIANGMEPMITLSHYEMPLNLTLNYQGWYSREVVDFFVRYCKVIFDRYQGKVKYWIVINQINLIGHESFNHLGIAEDQVENLQQAKYQGVHHMMVATALATEYAHQVDENYQVGMMLCGGPEYAATCNPEDVLATLKINQMQYFFADVLLRGYYPGYAFRYFEERGIKLEFAEEDETILKNTADYLSFSYYYTQICDAKHDEPYRNKSLPANPWGWTIDPLGLRTLLNSFYDRYQCPIYITENGIGCYDQLEEDGSVHDDYRIDYYRAHIEQMKEAIKDGVDLRGYCAWGPIDIISCSSSEMSKRYGFIYVDQDDYGKGSQKRFLKDSYAWMKQVIASNGEEL; encoded by the coding sequence ATGTATCAGGTACCAACTGGATTTCCAAAAGATTTTTTATGGGGCGGAGCTGTTGCAGCTAATCAATGTGAAGGCGCTTATGAATATGAAGGCAAAGGCACAAGCGTTGCGGATATCAATGAATTTAGAGCGGATCTACCACTAGAAAAAAGATCGAATGCTGAGATTTCTACAACCTATATTGAAGAAGCTCTTCATAGTAAAACGGGAATTTTTCCGAAAAGATGGGGGATCAATTTTAAAGAAACATATCCAGCCGATTTAAAGTTACTAGGAGAGATGGGGCTAAAGTTATTTAGAACATCAATCGATTGGTCACGGATTTTCCCAAATGGTGATGAACTGGAACCAAATGAAGCAGGGCTACTTTTTTATGATAAATTGATTGATGAAATGATTGCTAATGGGATGGAACCGATGATCACTCTTTCTCATTATGAAATGCCACTGAACCTTACATTGAATTATCAAGGTTGGTATTCAAGAGAAGTAGTTGATTTCTTTGTTCGCTATTGTAAAGTTATTTTTGACCGCTATCAAGGCAAAGTAAAATATTGGATTGTTATCAATCAAATCAATTTGATTGGTCATGAATCGTTCAACCATTTAGGCATTGCAGAGGATCAAGTGGAAAATTTACAGCAAGCGAAATATCAAGGCGTTCACCATATGATGGTAGCAACAGCTTTGGCTACTGAATACGCTCATCAAGTCGATGAAAATTATCAAGTTGGCATGATGCTTTGTGGCGGGCCAGAATATGCGGCTACTTGTAATCCAGAAGATGTGCTAGCAACCTTGAAAATCAACCAAATGCAGTATTTCTTTGCCGATGTATTACTACGAGGATATTATCCAGGTTATGCGTTTCGTTATTTTGAAGAACGTGGTATTAAGCTTGAATTTGCTGAAGAAGATGAAACAATTTTAAAAAATACAGCCGATTATCTATCATTTTCTTATTACTATACTCAAATTTGCGATGCTAAACACGATGAGCCTTATCGAAATAAATCACTTCCTGCAAATCCTTGGGGGTGGACGATTGATCCACTTGGGTTAAGAACGTTATTAAATTCCTTCTATGATCGTTATCAATGTCCAATTTATATCACTGAAAATGGTATTGGTTGTTATGATCAGTTAGAAGAAGATGGTAGTGTTCACGATGACTATCGCATCGATTATTACCGAGCACATATCGAGCAAATGAAAGAAGCGATCAAAGACGGCGTTGACCTTAGGGGATATTGTGCTTGGGGACCAATCGATATTATTAGCTGCTCTTCTTCGGAAATGAGTAAACGCTACGGGTTTATTTATGTAGATCAAGATGATTATGGAAAGGGGAGTCAAAAACGTTTTTTAAAGGATAGTTACGCTTGGATGAAGCAAGTGATTGCAAGTAATGGGGAAGAGCTGTAG
- a CDS encoding PTS lactose/cellobiose transporter subunit IIA, translated as MDDLLSQQAMKIILFAGDARVNCKNALMATEKNDFETAAEEMKVAKTNITAAHKVQTQAIQSEMSEEINVHEHSLLFTHAQDTLMTIYSEINMANHLIKIAKQIDERLSSLEKK; from the coding sequence ATGGACGATTTATTGTCACAACAAGCCATGAAAATTATTTTATTTGCTGGAGATGCCAGAGTTAATTGTAAAAATGCCCTTATGGCAACTGAGAAAAACGATTTTGAAACAGCAGCTGAAGAAATGAAAGTCGCTAAAACCAATATAACAGCGGCACATAAAGTTCAGACACAAGCAATTCAAAGTGAAATGAGTGAAGAAATCAACGTACATGAGCATTCACTATTGTTTACACATGCTCAGGATACTTTAATGACGATTTATAGTGAAATCAACATGGCTAATCACTTGATTAAAATAGCGAAACAAATCGATGAACGCTTATCATCACTTGAAAAAAAATAA